The DNA window ctctaagttttttttataataagtaaataatatttttttgttttgtgttaagacagaattatttgttttttcatacagttatgtcttttgtatttttcagtcattttttgaaaatttttagtctCTTGTACTTGACTGGCAAATgtgtttaacaattgttttattgaaatagaaccatatCTTTCTTATAAGATACTAGTTTTATGCACAATGTGCTGAATTTTTTACAACCATGTGTAATTTCTTACCTTGAGAAATTCAagctataattattaaattacctgattagattctcactttgatagaaacaaacctaaaattgcaaacaaaaaaactttcaagatatctttaaaaaataataataaaaaataaaaagatagacTATACAAGAAATATTTGGTCGAGATGCCCTTTTTTACCAAAACCTGGTGAGACATTGTCCATATACTGATTTCTCAGTATAAATTTCTGATCAGAACAAGCTAGAAAGTTAGagtgaaactaaaattaaactttgtgtGGGTACTGAAAATAGCTAATTTAGTATTCTTTTCTTACATTCTTATATATGatcttaaaatacattgtttcatcagttgggtaccctAACCAGTAATAGAATTTATGGCTGTAACCTCTATAATACTTTGTAAAATGTGACCAACTTAGAAGTTAGTCCTGagtacatttattaatttaacaatgcAGTACAGTCtttacaataaaagtataataatgaaaaataaaagcaaaataatatatatatatatatataacattccaAACAATATTgacaatgtaaataataataaataaatgagtatATCTTACCAACAGAGTACAAAACACTAACATTCAGCTCTCAACAGTGTCAAATGTCTAGTTGTACCACACAATAAGCACAGTATTATAATTTCCAAGAGGTATAGGCCTAGGATATCAGTCAGTTCTGTTTCAAGTGTTTGTCATAAAGTGTAGCCCAAATAGTGTTGTATGCTATTAGTATTATTTGTAACATTCTAGTAGTTTAgtctgtttaaaacataaataaaggtTAGTAAGACTATATAATAACAGTTACTGAGgcaaataatctgtaaaattatgttttctttttaaaagatgGATAATGAAAAACTGTATCATAATTGTTGTTAATGTAACTCTATGATAACCTTGTTGAATCTTAGttgattttcatttaatatatttcatcatTGACTTGTTCATTATACTTGtagtattttttaatgttttacacattCTATGCTTGTTTACACATAATACTGGCTTACACTGTATTTGTACTTGGTCATATTCAAAGTAATTTGTCTGTGCAGTTAATATGATAAGATGTTTTATGAATAGCTGATCATCTTTCTGCATTGAAATGTTATCTGATCACCAAGTATTATATAAAAGACAATGGAAGATTGATGCCAAGGGCTTGAGAATATAGAGATTAGATATTGCTTGAAATTAGGTTAGTACTTTTAGATTATAACTTAATCAGGGCTTTTCGTgttgtatttttagtaaaattttattgatttaaGAAGGTAGATTGTTTTCCTCTGTGGTTATTAATTCTAGCATTATGTATAGTTGTTGTGCCAAGGTTAAATCGTTGGAACTGAGTTTTTTAACGTCCGAGTCTGACAGTTTTGAATTGTGattacaatatttacttttaaaagtattgataaatacatattgtttttaaGAATGCTGTTGTTAATGTTTTGATTAGTTATAATGTAAAGCATTTGTTGAACATTCTGACACACTTGTCATAGTCTTATTTAAAAGGTGCCATTTGGGTTTGGTTAGTGAGACTATTCAAATATATtgacagttgttttttgttggtttcttataaaattaacagtTGATACAGGGCAAATCTCAGATAATTATTCATGTATAAGTGAAATGCCTTACTTTTCAGCAGTACTTCTCAGCTGGGTGAATGtgtattattaactgtataacaaattcagcaacaaaaaagtttttattatttattctacctggggtttaataaatacatttttattatattcattctagttttaatttgatgtatatttaggTCATAATAAAGAACCtcacattttaatttagtaaGTTTATTCTTTTTTTGAACTGGAGTGAGTGAGCTGTTGTAAAAACTTGTAGAAGTGAATGATATTGGTAAAGGTTGAGAAgcattgttttacagtatatcaaTGGAAAGTCTATAAAGGAGGACTAAGTGATAAAGATATATGAATCTTCAGAAAATGTACAAGGTTTTCATTGATTccatttgttaaaatttatttattataatataaatatactctgAAAGCTGCAGTGAGCTGTAACTGATGGAGAACGCTGTgtctaataattaataatgtcaCAAGTTGAAAAACATACAACAGATACACTATATATGAATTAAGTAATTTCTGTCTTGTAAGAAAACCTTTCTACATTGCTAtgtttaatgtaatgtttatatttaaattgtctTTAACTTAATGAAGAGACTATAAGCAAGAAAGTTTGAATTCAATAAAGATATTTGGcactacaaaaaatatattttgtttcttaccaCACTTGGGTACAACTACGTGGCTGTAATGTTGCCACTTTACTGTGTGAAAGTACATTcaccataaaaacaacaaaaagatacTGACGATagacaaaaaaaatacaattcaaatttttaaattggGACAAAAAATACCTGTGATGAGAGTTATAGCCTATCTATGCTGactttagtattttaaagttactGTGTAAAACAAGAACTGAGCAGATGAAATTTTATACTTGAGaggtatttcataaaaatatatccatttcataatttttttggcAGGGGTGCGAGTGTCAATTTAAGcatatgtttaatttaatttttaagataaCTTTAGGAGAAACAAAATTTCTATtcaaaattgtttgatttttcatAAAACAGATAAAGAATTCATAAAAAGATGAGATGACAGAGCTGATATAGTGGCCATGGATTGTCCAGAGTTGAGCCACTGTGATGACCGCTCTTTACTAGGAAACTTAGGATCAGATAAAACTACAAGGTCAAATATTCATCAGTCACCTAATGAAAATTCTGCTGGAGGTTTTTGTGAGAGTAGTAACTTCATTGATTTAGAGAAAGACTTGAATGTTGATCAGTATGTTATTGTTTTAGAAAATGGTGAAAAACGTTGGAAGTGCAATCTTTGTTCAAAGCTGTATACTGCCAAGCACAATCTTGTAACTCACATGCTAGGGCATGCAGGCATTAGAAAGTTTATATGTGAAGTTTGTAATAAACCTTTCAAGCAACAGAGCCATCTGAATGTTCATCGACTTACACATTCTGATAGGAGACCACATGAATGCCCAACATGCCAAAAGAAGTTCTGTCAGGTAGCTCATCTGAAGAGACATATGTTAATTCATCTAAGAGGGAATTTCCATAAGTGTCATATATGCAAAAGTAGATTTGTTCTTTCAAGCGAGTTAAAAGCACACATAGAAAAGCACAAACAAGATGATGCATATGTAGAAAATGAGTATCAGAACCAGAATTTAGATACTACAAAGAAGTCCAGTGAAGAACAGGAAGAAAAGGTACATCATATCACATGCGAGGTTTGTCAACGTGTATTTATGTATCCTAGTCAACTGAAAGACCATATGGTTGTCCACACGCAGGTTCGTCGCTATTCGTGTACAGTGTGTGgtacaaaattcataaaagagcATCATCTGAAAGCTCATCAGTTGACCCATAGTCATGCAAAACCTTTCTTTTGCCCCATATGTGGACGAAGCTTTTCACTCAAAGCAAACATGGAAAGGCATGTATTAATTCATAATGCTGAAAAACGCTTTCCCTGTGAAATTTGTGGAAAAAGGTTTACTCAGGTCCAAACATTACGATCTCACATGGTATCTCACTCTGATATCAAGCCTTACAAATGTCCTGTTTGTGGCAAAGGTCTATCTAGAGCACACAATCTTCGTGCTCACATGGCTCTTCACAAAAACGACAAACCCCATAAGTGTACCATCTGTGGAAATTCATTTACACTTAAAGGAAATTTACAAAGacatatgaaagaaaaacatgGAAGTTTTGAGGCAGTGACACCAAGAAAATCAACAGATAATAAAGTTTATTCTGGTAGTTCTAACATCGATTGTAATTTGAGAGAGATCACAATATCTAAACAGCCAGTCACACGTTCTCAAACAGAGCAAACACCATTAAATGAACCAGCACCAATAACTACTAAACGAAGAAAAAACACTCCTAAACGGCTAAAGAATTTTGGTAGTGAAGATGATGATGGAGTTGATCCTTCACAAGAGTCTGATACAATTTTTGAAGTTGAAACAGAGAGTGCAGAGAATAATATTCAACCAGTTCCTGATGCAGTTCTGTCTACAGAGGAGAACAATGAAAGAAGCAGTCCTCCTCACTCATCTAGACTGGCAGACTTATTTCCTAGCTCATCTGGTTACTTTCCATCATGTTTTGGAACTGACTTTTCCTCTAACCACAAACCACTTTCTTATAATCATATGCAATATGGTCAAAATTCTGTGGGCACAATTTCTTTTGGTTCTGTATGTTCTAGTCCAGTTATCAGCACGAGCCCTATTAGTTCCATTATTAGCCCACTGACACAGAATTATTACACTGAAGATACAAGTTTTTCTTCCACTTGTCTTTCGTCTCCTGTTGATGATATCACAGTGAAAATTCAGGCAGTGCATACAGCAATAGATGAATTAGCAGGAAAACTGAACTCTCCACATGATAAGGTTGCTTCCCTGCATGATGCAGTCAGTAATTTAGTTAATAAGCCACTATCACCCAGTATGTGTCTACAGTAAAGTtgtattcaattattattatttttaaattaaaatcttcatactggcatttttttttaaaataaaggtgTGTGACAAGTCTGATTATTGTATTGGAACAGGTAAGTTAAAGTTTGGCTAGTGTATAATATACATGGTACTGACATTTACTCTTTATAGGTATCTGTACTAGTATaagctaaaaaaaattattatttataaaaattgttctATTGATGTTAAATATGTAACAGTTACTTGTTTAGTTGCGCATATATCATACGTAAGAAGTTCTAACTGATCTGACATTGTGGTTATTGTGTGTTAGTAAATTTCTAAAATACATGCTACAAGTTTTTATTCAACATGCATTGTGTAAACTTATTCTTGTTAATacgtgtttcagttttatgaaacTTTATCACAGGCTGACAAATCAATTATGAAAGTTAATCTGATAGTACATTTAGTATTATTAGTTTTGTGAAAATTTCAGAAGTGTATGATTGAATATTAGGATATTTTGTCTGAGGGTCAAAAGCCTCAAAATGTCATTTACACAGAAGTGTATAAATGGTATTTTAAACAGAGAAGAGAATGTATCAGAAACATAAAggtaaattatagtttaaaaattttGCATATTATTGTACTAAAAATACAATATCTTGTATTATTAGATCTATAAAAAAAAGGTTGGAGATTAGGGAGATTTTTATCTCTTATTGAATTATAACATGCTTTCTAGTTTTGCATCTGTTTTCATTCTGCTTGTCAGAAAGAATATCCACATTACTTCTGGTGATGGTAATATGGCCACAGAAATTTTCACTTTACAGTAAAACCATGtctatttttatgtacatttataataaaactgtatttttacataatatttgcaGAGAGATCCACAAAACATTTGTGGTCAGCTTTGTATCTTTACTGCAACAGAATTTctggaataatacaaaataattcatattgcAGACACCAATATCTGCAAGCCCACTTGTCTCAGCCCTGATATTAGTTAAGCCTTCTTATAAGTATGGTCTTTATTCTCTATAGAGgtaaacaaacacattaatacGTGTATGTTTTGTGTTGTAGTTTAGTAGGGCTAAACTTTACAGTTGACAGtgctatcaataaataaacttataatgttactCTATGGCATAACCTTTCTAAAAATATCGGTAAGCTTTTAATATtctgtacaaaatgtttattaaagtttatttatatatgttgaaACAAGGTGCACGtgcattttcagaacagacaaagTCTGAGTATTGTTATGGTagaagatatatatacacacaaatacattTAGTTTAAATATACAGAAACTAGTTACTGCAGGGTTTTTGTGAACAGTCAATCCATATATACATACAAGATATTAAAAGCACTTAagaatatttcatttgaaaactGTTAATACTCTGAAGTACTTAATATAATTTCAGAAATCATATATTGTATTTTGGTATTGGATCTGTTTTTGATGAATATTTCAAGTTAATTAACAGAAGGGATATTCAATTTAAATTTATGGgtttttttaatgtgaatttttttaatatactgtttactgACAGCACATACCTTAATGATATTGAagccttttaatatttattggtgaaataagtaacatttgggtaaatatgttattgtttttgtacaCTATTACAGAGATGGGTACCTTTTTACACTTGTACCAAGTATGTGATAATACATCAGGAACCTGTATATTTCATCATCACTTAACAGTGCAACTGCTGCATAGGGTACATGTGAAGacaagtaaattataatttgtaaatacttGCATGGCAGTTTTTAAAATgaatgttattaaagttattgtactatatccataattttaaattactaattaaacCTGTAAACATTAAATACCATGATTGGAACATTTAGTTACCTTCATTTTATTCTACTACAAACTACTGGTTCCAATTCTTT is part of the Tachypleus tridentatus isolate NWPU-2018 chromosome 4, ASM421037v1, whole genome shotgun sequence genome and encodes:
- the LOC143249669 gene encoding uncharacterized protein LOC143249669, which encodes MDCPELSHCDDRSLLGNLGSDKTTRSNIHQSPNENSAGGFCESSNFIDLEKDLNVDQYVIVLENGEKRWKCNLCSKLYTAKHNLVTHMLGHAGIRKFICEVCNKPFKQQSHLNVHRLTHSDRRPHECPTCQKKFCQVAHLKRHMLIHLRGNFHKCHICKSRFVLSSELKAHIEKHKQDDAYVENEYQNQNLDTTKKSSEEQEEKVHHITCEVCQRVFMYPSQLKDHMVVHTQVRRYSCTVCGTKFIKEHHLKAHQLTHSHAKPFFCPICGRSFSLKANMERHVLIHNAEKRFPCEICGKRFTQVQTLRSHMVSHSDIKPYKCPVCGKGLSRAHNLRAHMALHKNDKPHKCTICGNSFTLKGNLQRHMKEKHGSFEAVTPRKSTDNKVYSGSSNIDCNLREITISKQPVTRSQTEQTPLNEPAPITTKRRKNTPKRLKNFGSEDDDGVDPSQESDTIFEVETESAENNIQPVPDAVLSTEENNERSSPPHSSRLADLFPSSSGYFPSCFGTDFSSNHKPLSYNHMQYGQNSVGTISFGSVCSSPVISTSPISSIISPLTQNYYTEDTSFSSTCLSSPVDDITVKIQAVHTAIDELAGKLNSPHDKVASLHDAVSNLVNKPLSPSMCLQ